One Nerophis lumbriciformis linkage group LG21, RoL_Nlum_v2.1, whole genome shotgun sequence DNA segment encodes these proteins:
- the hoxa13a gene encoding homeobox protein Hox-A13a: MTTSLLLRPRSRWLDPSVMFLYDNGGASDEVSKNMDAFPGGNFAASQCRNLMAHPASLAPSTAYPSSDVPTEPVKQCSPCSASQNSSSASLPYGYFGGGYYPCRMAHHGGIKTCGAQPPSAYGEKYMDTSNPHGDDFTSRAKEFAFYPTYPSGPYQPVPSYLDVPVVPTIGAPPEARHESLLPVETYQPWSLAPAGWNSQVYCGKEQPQSGHNIWKSSLPDAVTMHAAHGGDSASYRRGRKKRVPYTKVQLKELEREYAANKFITKDKRRRISAQTNLSERQVTIWFQNRRVKEKKVVNKLKPIS; this comes from the exons ATGACCACGTCACTGCTGCTCCGTCCCCGCTCGCGCTGGCTCGACCCGTCGGTGATGTTCCTCTACGACAACGGCGGCGCGTCGGATGAAGTGAGCAAGAACATGGACGCGTTCCCGGGCGGCAACTTCGCGGCGAGCCAGTGCAGGAATCTGATGGCGCACCCGGCCTCGCTGGCGCCCAGCACGGCGTACCCGTCCAGCGACGTGCCCACCGAGCCGGTGAAGCAGTGCAGCCCGTGCTCCGCCTCGCAGAATTCCTCCAGCGCCTCGTTGCCGTACGGCTACTTCGGCGGCGGCTATTACCCGTGCAGAATGGCGCACCACGGCGGCATCAAGACGTGCGGTGCGCAACCCCCCTCAGCGTACGGGGAGAAATACATGGACACGTCGAATCCCCACGGGGACGACTTCACCTCCCGGGCGAAGGAGTTCGCCTTCTACCCCACCTATCCGTCCGGTCCGTACCAACCTGTGCCGAGTTATCTGGACGTCCCCGTCGTGCCCACGATCGGCGCGCCTCCCGAGGCCAGGCATGAGTCGCTCCTGCCGGTGGAGACTTACCAGCCGTGGAGCCTGGCCCCCGCCGGGTGGAACAGTCAAGTTTACTGCGGAAAAGAGCAGCCCCAGTCGGGCCACAACATTTGGAAGTCTTCCCTTCCAG ACGCGGTGACCATGCACGCGGCCCACGGGGGGGACTCCGCCTCGTACCGGCGTGGGAGGAAGAAGCGCGTGCCCTACACCAAGGTGCAACTGAAGGAACTGGAGCGGGAATACGCCGCCAATAAATTTATCACCAAGGACAAACGGAGGAGGATATCGGCACAGACCAACCTGTCCGAGCGACAAGTCACGATATGGTTTCAGAACAGACGCGTCAAGGAGAAGAAAGTCGTCAACAAATTGAAACCCATCAGCTAg